The following are encoded in a window of Kitasatospora sp. NBC_01250 genomic DNA:
- a CDS encoding condensation domain-containing protein has product MHHQGQEAVPLTLPQLLIHRTLRDSTDPGPTLELSYRIEGPLDVPAFIASVGEVVAGHDALRLAVCGCGALGPHQWARPTPPPAELVTCQKVTAGSEERFSRYVCGLATKDVSESWDLRTEFPFRLRLLQYSPGLHAFIATFSQLAVDGSVRAIFGGDLWRAYRRRLGDHEAVAEPGPQFLDTAAEREAPGAESRDIADFWRHRYARIPEDLAFLASSAPSTPDRAATGTLETGFVLEGERLRTMRQAARSNGATEFIWIQHALASAVFEHTDADSIALWLPVDTRGTRQRRLLGMLTLGLPTVVDRAATPPDLVRALTGDWFDTLKHRRVTRQTVDASQVAALGDLVGGPERGVRFAYVSHPRNRIRDTVGGLAVHYGAYPPSIERVVSGVQLKAGSWDDSVHFRLLFNRSRLTERAARRLTADVERILLG; this is encoded by the coding sequence ATGCACCACCAGGGCCAGGAAGCGGTACCGCTGACGCTCCCGCAGCTTTTGATCCACCGGACTCTGCGCGACAGCACGGATCCCGGACCGACCCTGGAACTGTCGTACCGTATCGAAGGACCGCTGGACGTCCCGGCATTCATCGCGAGCGTGGGCGAGGTCGTCGCCGGCCACGACGCGTTGCGGTTGGCCGTCTGCGGGTGCGGGGCCCTCGGGCCGCACCAGTGGGCGAGGCCGACACCCCCGCCGGCCGAGCTGGTCACCTGCCAGAAGGTCACGGCCGGGTCCGAGGAGCGGTTCTCCCGGTATGTCTGCGGCCTGGCGACGAAGGACGTCTCCGAGAGCTGGGATCTGCGCACGGAGTTCCCGTTCCGGCTGCGGCTGCTCCAGTACTCACCCGGTCTTCACGCGTTCATCGCGACCTTCTCCCAGCTCGCGGTCGACGGCAGTGTTCGGGCGATCTTCGGCGGGGACCTGTGGCGGGCGTACCGCCGGCGTCTGGGCGATCACGAGGCCGTCGCCGAACCGGGTCCGCAGTTCCTGGACACGGCCGCGGAACGCGAGGCCCCGGGCGCCGAGAGTCGTGACATCGCCGACTTCTGGCGCCACCGGTACGCCCGGATACCCGAGGACCTGGCATTCCTCGCCTCCTCCGCTCCCAGCACCCCCGACCGTGCTGCGACCGGCACCCTGGAGACGGGCTTCGTCCTCGAGGGCGAGCGGCTGCGCACGATGCGGCAGGCGGCGCGGTCGAACGGCGCCACCGAGTTCATCTGGATCCAGCACGCCCTGGCGTCAGCGGTGTTCGAGCACACCGACGCGGACTCCATCGCGCTCTGGCTGCCCGTCGACACCCGCGGCACGCGGCAGCGCCGGCTGCTGGGCATGCTCACCCTGGGCCTGCCGACGGTCGTCGACCGCGCTGCCACGCCGCCCGATCTCGTGCGGGCCCTCACCGGTGACTGGTTCGACACGCTCAAGCACCGCCGGGTCACCCGCCAGACCGTCGACGCCAGCCAGGTCGCCGCGCTGGGAGACCTGGTGGGCGGCCCGGAGCGCGGCGTGCGCTTCGCCTACGTCAGCCATCCCCGCAACAGGATCAGGGACACGGTGGGCGGTCTCGCCGTGCACTACGGCGCCTACCCGCCCTCGATCGAGCGCGTGGTCAGCGGAGTGCAGCTCAAGGCCGGCAGCTGGGACGACAGCGTCCACTTCCGTCTGCTGTTCAACCGCTCCCGCCTCACCGAGCGTGCGGCGCGCCGGCTGACGGCCGACGTCGAGCGGATCCTGCTGGGCTGA
- a CDS encoding 1-deoxy-D-xylulose-5-phosphate synthase N-terminal domain-containing protein has product MSVNRKSAAQLVTEAADMRKLIIEKMSVDGGHVGSPLAVIELIQALVEVFDFPKDKIVFDGAHQMHAYKLLTDRAEAFATMDHRGGIGEYADIHESPYDFYIGGRIGISISAALGYAVNHPEYKSIALLGDGSMTAGQPYEALNHAGALASNLLVIYNDNDFAVTETVGYLHTHNTVREFSESLGFDYVGAVDGHDTQQLIELLDDIKQRKHPVFLHVKTVKGKGYEPALRDPVTFHWLDPFDLETGALKKKPVNKFRDLILKKAPELAEKHGEVYWVSPAAARSTGLKELKKIYPDHVFDTGINEQHCVTFSAGLALNGNKVICFVPATFFPRALDQITDACMLRVPMVFVLPGSGISAQGQTLQGIYTLPILNAIPHATLYHPSSLADFDRLLDRALEHEHNGPVFLHKPGEDIEAGVTESGVVEVRDGGRLSVISIGNTLGKAVRLADALGDVQVLHIQKVAPVDLDALQRAMGDSSRMLILEDGFVRSGIGQHIVASLLHKPMRYEILGIRDRFPGIGTLDEVFEDIGFDDAAVLAAAQQLMNA; this is encoded by the coding sequence ATGTCGGTGAACAGGAAGTCGGCCGCCCAACTGGTCACAGAGGCTGCGGACATGCGGAAGTTGATCATCGAAAAGATGTCCGTCGACGGCGGCCACGTCGGCTCGCCGCTGGCGGTCATCGAGCTGATCCAGGCATTGGTCGAGGTCTTCGACTTCCCCAAGGACAAGATCGTCTTCGACGGCGCCCACCAGATGCACGCCTACAAGCTGCTGACCGACCGCGCCGAGGCCTTCGCCACCATGGACCACCGCGGCGGCATCGGCGAGTACGCCGACATCCACGAGAGCCCGTACGACTTCTACATCGGCGGCCGCATCGGGATCTCCATCTCGGCCGCGCTCGGCTACGCCGTCAACCACCCCGAGTACAAGTCGATCGCACTGCTCGGCGATGGCTCCATGACCGCCGGACAGCCCTATGAGGCGCTCAACCACGCCGGTGCTCTCGCGTCGAACCTGCTGGTCATCTACAACGACAACGACTTCGCCGTCACGGAGACCGTCGGGTACCTCCACACCCACAACACCGTGCGCGAGTTCAGCGAGAGCCTGGGCTTCGACTACGTGGGCGCCGTGGACGGCCACGACACGCAGCAGCTGATCGAGCTGCTCGACGACATCAAGCAGCGGAAGCACCCGGTGTTCCTCCATGTGAAGACCGTCAAGGGCAAGGGCTACGAGCCCGCCCTCCGGGACCCCGTCACGTTCCACTGGCTCGATCCGTTCGACCTCGAAACGGGCGCGCTCAAGAAGAAGCCCGTCAACAAGTTCCGGGACCTGATCCTCAAGAAGGCACCCGAACTGGCGGAGAAGCACGGGGAGGTGTACTGGGTCTCGCCCGCCGCCGCCCGGAGCACGGGCCTCAAGGAGCTCAAGAAGATCTACCCCGACCATGTCTTCGACACGGGGATCAACGAGCAGCACTGCGTGACGTTCTCCGCCGGCCTGGCCCTGAACGGCAACAAGGTGATCTGCTTTGTCCCCGCGACCTTCTTCCCCCGGGCGCTGGACCAGATCACCGACGCGTGCATGCTGCGGGTCCCCATGGTGTTCGTTCTGCCGGGATCGGGCATCTCAGCCCAGGGGCAGACCCTGCAGGGGATCTACACCCTGCCGATCCTCAATGCGATTCCTCACGCCACGCTGTACCACCCGTCAAGCCTGGCCGATTTCGACCGGCTCCTCGACCGGGCGCTCGAACACGAACACAACGGTCCGGTCTTCCTCCACAAGCCCGGCGAGGACATCGAGGCCGGCGTCACGGAGAGCGGTGTCGTCGAAGTACGGGACGGCGGCAGGCTCAGTGTCATCTCCATCGGGAACACCCTGGGCAAGGCAGTCCGCCTGGCCGACGCGCTGGGCGACGTCCAGGTCCTGCACATCCAGAAGGTCGCGCCCGTCGACCTCGACGCACTCCAGCGCGCCATGGGCGACAGCAGCAGGATGCTGATCCTGGAGGACGGCTTTGTGCGGTCGGGCATCGGGCAGCACATTGTCGCCAGCCTCCTGCACAAGCCGATGCGCTACGAGATCCTCGGGATCCGGGACCGCTTCCCGGGCATCGGCACGCTGGACGAGGTGTTCGAGGACATCGGTTTCGACGATGCGGCGGTGCTGGCGGCAGCGCAGCAGCTCATGAACGCGTAG
- a CDS encoding phosphotransferase produces MPETARLLHKGEFTELWYGLDASSEPFVRKFSAYPGDDKLENEAAFIRETLPGPAREYFCQVTRAERDVPGRSFSYDMPYYEGRLLRHIAVDGNIGVVESVSHIRASITALKTTLYAHPSTEQPGAFARTYYIDRVAKRVDRYTGRTDRVLDITGANAGELTSMQLDPLFRDIISRPSISLNGRRLLTPLAIVDRIRATPSLMRTMVPRQGSMRLIHGDPHLGNIMIREGTDKPLFFDPNGFHAGGDMAYDIGKLILSLDYLEPSYEKKLVLPTVSSRGGDITVGALKSFIDPDLGLRSREIVRAVIEDVLPEIFAADLVADPGLLDRAVLAADLHALAAAHTFIPTARPEMALPLLLYHLEAANDHLDLLEEADPDASARSVLLPSIVRAP; encoded by the coding sequence ATGCCAGAGACAGCACGACTACTCCACAAGGGGGAATTCACCGAACTGTGGTACGGCCTCGACGCGAGTAGCGAACCGTTCGTCAGGAAGTTCTCCGCATATCCGGGGGACGATAAGCTGGAGAACGAAGCGGCCTTTATTCGCGAAACCCTGCCGGGGCCGGCCAGAGAATACTTCTGCCAGGTCACCAGGGCCGAGCGGGATGTGCCCGGTCGAAGTTTTTCGTACGACATGCCCTATTACGAGGGAAGGCTGCTCCGGCACATCGCTGTCGATGGGAACATCGGGGTCGTCGAGTCGGTCAGCCATATCAGGGCGAGCATCACGGCCCTCAAGACGACGCTGTATGCGCATCCCTCCACCGAGCAGCCCGGCGCGTTCGCCCGCACGTACTACATCGATCGGGTGGCGAAGCGGGTCGACCGGTACACCGGCCGGACCGACCGGGTCCTCGACATCACCGGTGCCAACGCCGGCGAGCTGACCAGCATGCAGCTGGATCCGCTCTTCAGGGACATCATCAGCCGACCGTCCATCTCGCTCAACGGGCGCAGGCTGCTCACGCCGCTCGCCATTGTGGACAGGATCAGGGCCACCCCGTCCCTGATGCGGACCATGGTGCCCCGGCAGGGTTCGATGCGGCTCATACACGGTGATCCCCATCTGGGGAACATCATGATCAGGGAGGGGACGGACAAGCCGCTGTTCTTCGACCCGAACGGCTTTCACGCCGGGGGCGACATGGCCTACGACATCGGCAAGCTCATCCTCTCGCTGGACTATCTCGAGCCTTCTTACGAGAAGAAGCTCGTCCTGCCGACCGTGTCGTCACGTGGCGGCGACATCACGGTCGGAGCCCTGAAGAGCTTCATCGACCCCGATCTCGGCCTCCGCTCCAGGGAGATCGTGCGAGCCGTGATCGAGGACGTGCTGCCCGAGATATTCGCGGCCGATCTGGTCGCCGACCCGGGACTCCTCGACCGGGCCGTCCTCGCCGCCGACCTCCACGCCCTCGCCGCCGCGCACACCTTCATCCCGACCGCACGGCCGGAGATGGCCCTGCCGTTGCTGCTCTACCACCTGGAGGCGGCCAACGACCACCTGGATCTGCTCGAAGAAGCCGATCCCGACGCATCGGCCCGAAGCGTCCTCCTCCCCTCGATCGTGCGGGCACCATGA
- a CDS encoding class I adenylate-forming enzyme family protein: MRRGTGVQSISERLSELAAETPDRPAITELAAGGTYREITYRRLFEDVSALAGLFDSWNRDMDGDAVICHPASVSIESAKTILAALCAGVTVLPHAPLIDAEVLSSALSRAGLSGHLRSVRMPGAPETDQGPGATVRMTRWEHPAEGRRPHYLLATSGSTGIPKLVPFRNFGGYDPRAVPDVVFRTCKWQSGQKQLIVLPIYHIGTVAALIQGVLDRNQLFLANQLDPEEMLDAIADRRIEWLMLTPNYLRHLLPAAARRPERLNSLNGLLHTALPCPAPLKQAWLDLLGGERVFEMYGGTEGVGVTVISGSEWLAKPGSVGRGLLTDIRIGDAQGLERGEDGIGQIYLRRFGASARTHAATPWLRSTSDGFVSLGDMGWVDEDGYLYVFDRAANQTATASGVAWLGRLSLVLRTHPDILDAECIALTDDGQVDVGMLLVTRDPRAVPDLAELERFCATQAGGHRFPRIHLQVAEIPRSEIGKPDATAIRAIFSSAGSRETRTPVTSPFEEEVPRGSTA; the protein is encoded by the coding sequence ATGCGACGCGGCACGGGTGTGCAATCGATATCAGAGAGACTGTCCGAGCTGGCGGCCGAAACTCCGGACCGCCCTGCGATCACCGAACTGGCCGCCGGCGGCACGTACCGCGAAATCACGTACCGGCGCCTCTTCGAAGACGTCTCTGCGCTCGCCGGGCTCTTCGACTCCTGGAACCGCGACATGGACGGTGACGCCGTCATCTGTCATCCGGCGTCGGTCTCCATCGAGTCGGCGAAGACCATCCTGGCCGCGCTGTGTGCGGGCGTCACCGTACTGCCGCACGCACCGCTGATCGATGCCGAGGTGCTTTCCAGTGCGCTGAGCCGGGCCGGGCTGAGCGGTCACCTCCGAAGCGTCCGGATGCCCGGGGCACCCGAGACCGACCAGGGACCGGGTGCGACGGTCCGCATGACGCGCTGGGAACACCCCGCCGAAGGGCGCCGTCCACACTATCTCCTGGCGACGAGCGGATCGACGGGAATCCCGAAGCTCGTTCCGTTCCGGAATTTCGGCGGCTACGACCCCAGGGCCGTGCCCGATGTCGTCTTCCGGACCTGCAAGTGGCAGAGCGGGCAGAAGCAGCTCATCGTGCTTCCGATCTACCACATCGGGACGGTGGCCGCTCTCATCCAGGGTGTGCTGGACCGGAACCAGCTCTTCCTGGCCAATCAGCTGGACCCGGAGGAGATGCTCGACGCGATCGCGGACCGCCGGATCGAGTGGCTCATGCTGACCCCGAACTACCTGAGGCACCTGCTGCCGGCCGCCGCGCGTCGCCCCGAGCGCCTGAACAGCCTGAACGGACTTCTCCACACCGCGCTGCCGTGTCCTGCGCCGCTGAAGCAGGCCTGGCTGGACCTCCTGGGCGGCGAACGCGTCTTCGAGATGTACGGGGGCACCGAAGGCGTCGGCGTCACGGTGATCAGCGGCTCCGAATGGCTGGCGAAGCCCGGATCGGTCGGGCGTGGACTGCTGACGGACATACGGATCGGTGATGCGCAGGGCCTGGAGCGCGGTGAGGACGGCATCGGCCAGATCTACCTTCGCCGGTTCGGCGCCTCCGCGCGCACCCACGCGGCGACCCCCTGGCTCCGGAGCACTTCTGACGGCTTCGTGAGCCTGGGCGACATGGGGTGGGTCGACGAGGACGGGTACCTCTACGTCTTCGACCGTGCGGCCAACCAGACCGCCACCGCCAGCGGGGTCGCCTGGCTCGGACGTCTGTCGCTGGTCCTGCGGACCCACCCGGACATCCTGGACGCCGAGTGCATCGCGCTCACGGACGACGGCCAGGTCGACGTGGGAATGCTGCTCGTCACCCGCGACCCCCGGGCTGTCCCCGATCTCGCGGAGCTCGAGCGGTTCTGCGCCACCCAGGCGGGCGGTCACAGGTTCCCCCGGATCCACTTGCAGGTGGCCGAGATACCCCGGTCGGAGATCGGCAAGCCCGACGCCACGGCGATAAGGGCGATTTTCAGCTCCGCCGGTTCTCGGGAAACCCGCACTCCGGTGACGTCCCCCTTTGAAGAGGAGGTGCCTCGTGGCTCGACAGCTTGA
- a CDS encoding phosphopantetheine-binding protein, whose translation MARQLDVSLFRKVCPDALGASYQESPEPTVHVSTSGNRSGVDIRAAFRRCYGVDVRRVLFVRGLEWPADGWCDQGAALADGSPEAPFEYVYTQPSGPLEQALAKFWEELLEVPEVGASDDFWEHGGDSLGAVETIEFLAQEYGARIGFFDIGDNFTVARLAALVHERSRP comes from the coding sequence GTGGCTCGACAGCTTGACGTCTCCCTGTTCCGCAAGGTCTGCCCCGACGCCCTCGGTGCCTCCTACCAGGAGAGCCCCGAACCCACCGTCCACGTGTCCACCAGTGGCAACCGGTCCGGCGTCGACATCCGCGCGGCGTTCCGCCGGTGCTACGGCGTGGACGTCCGGCGGGTCCTGTTCGTCCGCGGGCTCGAATGGCCGGCGGACGGCTGGTGCGACCAAGGAGCCGCCCTGGCCGACGGGTCACCGGAAGCGCCATTCGAATACGTCTACACCCAGCCGTCGGGCCCGCTGGAGCAGGCTCTCGCGAAGTTCTGGGAGGAGCTTCTCGAAGTGCCGGAGGTCGGTGCTTCCGATGATTTCTGGGAGCACGGCGGAGACTCCCTCGGGGCGGTTGAGACCATCGAATTCCTGGCTCAGGAGTACGGTGCCCGGATCGGCTTCTTCGACATCGGCGACAACTTCACCGTCGCCCGGCTGGCAGCGCTCGTCCACGAGCGGTCCCGGCCCTAG
- a CDS encoding aromatic ring-hydroxylating dioxygenase subunit alpha → MGELLRRYWHPIAAVSELAEKSVKTLRLLGEDLVLYRTDTDEYGLVQRGCPHRGADLGQGWVEGRSLRCSYHGWLFDQAGTCVEQPYEDLAESSAPFRDKVKVTSYQAVGFAGMVWAYLGPAPAPLIPMFEPFTWDRGFVQVILSELPCNWLQCHENGVDPVHFEWRHTNYVARAGNPENPEVGPRHTDIEFQEFEFGIAVARQAELTTPVLPIPLAPTNQLDSSGIACLWPNVLYAGSSLEWRVPVDDTRTLNIVWHYAPLPKDMPAVDQDPVPHWYGPVTDDNGELITSHILNQDFAAWVGQGVIADRTSEHLGRSDEGIILLRKRLFADIERVSQGEDPRGIVRDPELNTCIALPLDRPQLYREGVDREFFEWRLKRVFDWRLSDDPSYAMQAGQPAHVRHAFEKAMGISQDFLTAQAPKSVP, encoded by the coding sequence ATGGGTGAACTGTTGCGCCGGTACTGGCACCCGATCGCCGCGGTCTCGGAGCTCGCCGAGAAGAGCGTGAAGACGCTTCGGTTGCTGGGCGAGGACCTGGTCCTCTACCGGACCGACACCGACGAGTACGGCCTGGTGCAGCGAGGCTGTCCCCATCGTGGCGCGGACCTCGGCCAAGGCTGGGTCGAAGGCCGGAGCCTGCGCTGCTCGTACCACGGCTGGCTGTTCGATCAAGCCGGAACGTGCGTCGAGCAGCCCTACGAAGACCTCGCCGAGTCGTCCGCGCCGTTCCGGGACAAGGTGAAGGTCACCTCGTACCAGGCCGTCGGGTTCGCCGGCATGGTCTGGGCCTACCTGGGCCCGGCGCCGGCCCCGCTCATCCCCATGTTCGAACCGTTCACCTGGGACCGCGGCTTCGTCCAGGTCATCCTGTCCGAACTCCCGTGCAACTGGCTGCAGTGCCATGAGAACGGCGTGGACCCGGTGCACTTCGAGTGGCGGCACACCAACTACGTCGCGCGCGCGGGGAACCCCGAGAACCCCGAGGTCGGCCCCCGCCACACGGACATCGAGTTCCAGGAATTCGAGTTCGGCATCGCCGTGGCCCGGCAGGCCGAGCTGACGACCCCCGTCCTGCCCATTCCGCTCGCCCCGACGAACCAGTTGGACAGCAGCGGCATCGCGTGCCTGTGGCCGAACGTGCTCTACGCCGGAAGCAGCCTGGAGTGGCGCGTTCCGGTGGACGACACCCGCACGCTCAACATCGTCTGGCACTACGCTCCGCTTCCGAAGGACATGCCCGCGGTCGATCAGGATCCGGTCCCCCACTGGTACGGGCCCGTGACGGACGACAACGGCGAGCTGATCACCAGTCACATCCTGAACCAGGACTTCGCGGCCTGGGTGGGCCAGGGCGTGATAGCCGACCGCACCAGCGAGCACCTGGGTCGCAGCGACGAGGGGATCATCCTGCTCCGCAAGCGGCTCTTCGCGGACATCGAGCGCGTCTCCCAGGGCGAGGACCCGCGCGGAATCGTCCGCGATCCCGAGCTGAACACCTGCATCGCGCTGCCCTTGGACCGGCCCCAGCTGTACCGCGAAGGAGTCGATCGCGAGTTCTTCGAGTGGCGCCTCAAGAGGGTGTTCGACTGGCGGCTCAGCGACGATCCGTCCTATGCCATGCAGGCCGGGCAGCCGGCACACGTGCGGCACGCATTCGAGAAGGCCATGGGGATCAGTCAGGACTTCCTGACCGCCCAAGCCCCCAAGTCAGTGCCGTAG
- a CDS encoding inositol monophosphatase family protein, with protein sequence MMLEFADHHFEQVIDFVKSAGDSALDRWRSFDVVEIKDIGGDLATNLDREIERAFHGLCRDLFPGCGFRGEELPELSTGSSNGYTWNIDPIDGTKNFVHEVPIWSVTVSLEKDGTPIFGVIYNPVSRQLYTAMEGRGAHLNGRRLSYSAPADPARMQLAIDFFMRQDDPARKARQDDLLAELFHSFYRVRSIGSGSLALAWLAQGHFGGYLSWGLTEDKYIDIAAGLVIAKEAGAVVAIESLDSGSSVLVVGAERTCDILLALAHGRGDR encoded by the coding sequence ATGATGCTGGAATTTGCCGACCATCATTTTGAACAGGTCATCGACTTCGTGAAGTCGGCCGGCGACTCGGCCCTCGACCGGTGGCGGAGCTTCGATGTCGTCGAGATCAAGGACATCGGCGGCGACCTGGCCACCAACCTTGACCGTGAGATCGAACGAGCGTTCCACGGACTGTGCCGCGACCTCTTTCCCGGATGCGGTTTCAGGGGGGAGGAGCTGCCCGAGCTGAGCACGGGCAGCAGCAACGGCTACACCTGGAACATAGACCCGATCGACGGGACGAAGAACTTCGTCCATGAAGTGCCGATATGGAGTGTGACGGTAAGTCTCGAAAAAGACGGCACCCCGATATTCGGGGTGATATACAACCCGGTCAGCAGGCAGCTCTACACGGCCATGGAAGGCCGCGGCGCCCACCTCAACGGCCGCCGGCTCTCGTACAGCGCTCCCGCGGATCCGGCCCGGATGCAGCTGGCCATCGACTTCTTCATGCGCCAGGACGATCCGGCGAGAAAAGCACGGCAGGACGACCTGCTGGCCGAGCTGTTCCACTCGTTCTACCGGGTGCGAAGCATCGGGTCCGGTTCGCTGGCTCTCGCCTGGCTCGCCCAGGGGCACTTCGGCGGATACCTCAGCTGGGGACTCACCGAGGACAAGTACATCGACATCGCCGCCGGCCTCGTCATCGCGAAGGAGGCCGGAGCCGTGGTCGCCATCGAGAGCCTCGACAGCGGCTCGTCCGTCCTCGTGGTCGGGGCCGAACGCACCTGTGACATCCTGCTGGCGCTGGCCCACGGCCGGGGAGACCGCTGA
- a CDS encoding peptidase domain-containing ABC transporter, with translation MIESNEATEAEQSQPQPPAPAPVPGPVGRARFSRQAAEKRAAGRRLGDALALPGLLTERPQGRLHKLMAAGSAALPRRRRQRVPVYYQTESADCGPTSLAMVLAYLGIDADITAVRRQLNSSQAGVSARALLQAARHFGALGRGVRVGTGGLDRLKTGSILFWNFNHFVVLEQVTATHAFIVDPALGRRRLTLGEVADVFTGVALEFEAPLTDTGTPARRRTPGVAHSSWQYLKLFVTRDRRWIGLALASFLLLVFNFATPYASSYLVAHVGSGGQSGQALVILCLALVGGATFALLQIVRGLALIALQSIADRRVTLGVFGHLLSLPYDYFTRRNPGDLALRVRTSSAVRQVLTGAALSAVFDGTLVLVYLTLLLVIDLQFALISMALAAVMVTVLVVFWKKQRYLSAEELERQSIAEGALLELLDGLQTIKACGLEDTAHDRWSHTVIDEINQRGRSRRNQVIGSALSATIQFLAPLAVLDLGYYRISNGTASLSSVVGFTSLAVGMFVPLAGVVQSALQVAGLGATLARLTDVLGTEPEQRPADALVLEDVSGPVELRDVSFAYPGSTTPVLSQVDVRFGGGKFTAILGRSGSGKSTMASVIAGLQTPTSGSVHIDGHPMDRLDRVSLRRSISYVSQDSRIFAGTIWENITYAQPGSTFEDIKQAATLACIHEDIMALPMRYDTLLGPGGLGLSGGQRQRIALARGLIRKPQLLVLDEATSALDSATEQAVFNGLAALDHTLIVIAHRLTVLEATDQVIVVEAGRVVAQGDYADLMANSPAMRTLVGQGESPA, from the coding sequence GTGATCGAATCCAATGAGGCGACCGAAGCCGAGCAGTCCCAGCCCCAGCCCCCGGCTCCGGCTCCGGTTCCGGGGCCGGTGGGCCGGGCCAGGTTCAGCCGCCAGGCGGCCGAGAAGCGCGCCGCCGGCCGGCGCCTGGGAGACGCCCTCGCCCTGCCCGGACTGCTCACGGAGCGCCCGCAGGGCCGCCTGCACAAGCTCATGGCGGCGGGCTCGGCGGCGCTGCCGCGGCGACGCCGCCAGCGGGTTCCGGTCTACTACCAGACCGAGAGCGCCGACTGCGGACCCACGAGCCTGGCGATGGTCCTGGCCTACCTGGGCATCGACGCCGACATCACCGCCGTACGGCGCCAGCTCAACAGCAGCCAGGCAGGGGTCTCGGCGCGCGCACTCCTCCAGGCGGCCAGGCACTTCGGGGCCCTGGGACGCGGCGTGCGGGTCGGCACCGGCGGACTCGACCGCCTGAAGACCGGCAGCATCCTGTTCTGGAACTTCAACCACTTCGTCGTCCTCGAACAGGTGACCGCAACGCACGCCTTCATCGTCGACCCGGCGCTGGGACGCCGGCGCCTGACCCTGGGCGAGGTCGCCGACGTCTTCACCGGCGTGGCACTGGAATTCGAGGCACCGCTCACCGACACCGGCACACCGGCACGCCGCCGCACACCGGGCGTCGCCCACAGCTCCTGGCAGTACCTCAAACTGTTCGTCACCCGCGACCGCCGCTGGATCGGCCTGGCCCTCGCCTCGTTCCTGCTGCTCGTCTTCAACTTCGCCACCCCCTACGCCTCCTCCTACCTGGTCGCCCACGTCGGCAGCGGAGGGCAGTCCGGCCAGGCCCTGGTCATCCTGTGCCTCGCACTCGTGGGCGGCGCCACCTTCGCGCTGCTGCAGATCGTGCGCGGACTGGCACTCATCGCGCTCCAGTCGATCGCGGACCGGCGCGTCACACTCGGCGTCTTCGGCCACCTGCTCTCCCTGCCCTACGACTACTTCACCCGCCGCAACCCCGGCGACCTCGCACTGCGGGTGCGCACCAGCTCGGCCGTCCGCCAGGTCCTGACCGGCGCGGCCCTGTCCGCGGTGTTCGACGGCACCCTGGTGCTGGTCTACCTGACCCTGCTCCTGGTGATCGACCTGCAGTTCGCCCTGATCAGCATGGCCCTGGCCGCCGTGATGGTGACCGTCCTCGTCGTGTTCTGGAAGAAGCAGCGCTACCTCTCCGCGGAGGAACTGGAACGCCAGTCCATCGCGGAGGGCGCGCTCCTCGAACTCCTCGACGGACTGCAGACGATCAAGGCCTGCGGCCTGGAGGACACCGCGCACGACCGCTGGAGCCACACCGTCATCGACGAGATCAACCAGCGCGGCCGCAGCCGCAGGAACCAGGTCATCGGCTCGGCGCTCAGCGCCACGATCCAGTTCCTCGCCCCGCTCGCGGTCCTCGACCTGGGCTACTACAGGATCTCCAACGGCACCGCGTCGCTGAGCTCCGTGGTGGGCTTCACCTCCCTCGCCGTGGGCATGTTCGTCCCCCTGGCCGGCGTCGTCCAGAGCGCACTCCAGGTCGCCGGCCTCGGCGCCACCCTGGCCAGGCTCACCGACGTGCTCGGCACCGAACCCGAGCAGCGCCCGGCCGATGCCCTCGTGCTGGAGGACGTGAGCGGCCCCGTCGAGCTCCGCGACGTCTCCTTCGCCTACCCCGGGAGCACCACACCGGTCCTCAGCCAGGTCGATGTCCGCTTCGGCGGCGGGAAGTTCACCGCGATCCTGGGACGCTCGGGCTCCGGCAAGTCCACGATGGCCTCCGTCATCGCCGGCCTCCAGACCCCCACCAGCGGATCCGTCCACATCGACGGCCACCCCATGGACCGACTCGACCGCGTGTCCCTGCGGCGCTCGATCTCCTACGTCTCACAGGACTCCAGGATCTTCGCCGGCACCATCTGGGAGAACATCACCTACGCCCAGCCCGGCTCCACGTTCGAGGACATCAAACAGGCCGCGACACTGGCGTGCATCCACGAGGACATCATGGCGCTGCCCATGCGCTACGACACCCTGCTCGGCCCGGGCGGCCTGGGCCTGTCGGGCGGCCAGCGCCAGCGCATCGCCCTGGCCCGCGGGTTGATCCGCAAGCCCCAACTGCTGGTCCTCGACGAGGCGACGAGCGCACTGGACAGCGCGACCGAGCAGGCCGTCTTCAACGGACTGGCCGCCCTCGACCACACCCTGATCGTCATCGCCCACCGCCTGACCGTGCTCGAAGCCACCGACCAGGTGATCGTCGTCGAGGCCGGCCGGGTGGTCGCCCAGGGTGACTACGCGGATCTCATGGCCAATTCCCCGGCCATGCGCACACTCGTGGGCCAAGGGGAATCCCCGGCCTGA